One genomic region from Acidimicrobiales bacterium encodes:
- a CDS encoding AAA family ATPase encodes MLEIRLLSEQRVTGGPEADGRSSSSRSVALLAYLILHAGVPQARLQLAGVFWPDSTDAQARTNLRRELHNLREMLGGDPSLDVDPTTLTWRDCPLCRVDVRVFDTERQAAYSSRAAGDSAGFLAHAEAAMAEYRGDLMPGSYDDWVVEAREPLLRACVDLCDGTIRALRDTGDRTRAAEVARRRIQLEPLEEVGYRFLMELQAQSGDRAAAVSTYHRCATVLEQELGVSPHRETTAIVDRLLDGRDAPEEPQGSGGVRPRPTRAAGAGLVGRGNEVALLVERWQQAAGGQSGLVVVSGEAGVGKSRLVSELAAIAGAQGAAVAATRCFGRIARLALAPVADWLRSPDLRPGVEALDPVWQAEVDRLVPRSGPSSDRGAASAERSQGDGSRATIDAWQRHRFFEGLARAVLSADRPMLLVLDDLQWCDEETAALLAFVLGFADEARLLVAATVRSDELEDNREVAASLRAMRSAGMVTDVGLAPLDVAGTLELAMSLLHRPLTSAEEALLQGATGGYPLFVVETAHSLPDPTTAAQPLPVSDLQAVLRGRLEQASPAARTVAGLAAAVGRDFSLDLLSEASDLDAETLVHAVDELWRRRILREQRSGYDFAHDLLRDAAYASVSPPQRWLLHRRLAQGIELLSGGHFDDVAAQLAEQYDRGGRPDRAFGYFRRAAELASAVFANAEAIRHHRRCLDLIEQMPGGRDRDERELDVLQTMSEPVNALYGYSSPVLQSTLERSAALAESLGRPEVLLRNLVGVFTVRFVQGHIALAHELAGRALALAEADPDLAGEAHFAFAGSSMSLGLLAVATAHFDQAIDLSPEATSMIVGTRPEVHSQAWAAHAHWLLGHDDQARARCAEAITCARASNHPYTLAMALGYAAITHQLREDRSSLRDAVVELRDLCQRYEFAYYGEWALILGGWAAGRHEGVSQIREGISRLRSQGANARMPYWLSLLAEALVGEGRSEEAGTVLDAALVVAEQRDDNWWLPEVMRLRAGLESGPAASEQLRGAIDVARGQCSRTLEARCRADLAGRSVRSPPRRSTGEANAERTLRP; translated from the coding sequence ATGCTGGAGATCCGTCTTTTGAGCGAGCAGCGGGTCACCGGCGGACCGGAGGCTGACGGTCGTTCATCGTCGTCTCGTTCGGTCGCGCTTCTCGCCTATCTCATCCTTCACGCCGGGGTTCCCCAGGCCAGGCTGCAGTTGGCTGGCGTTTTCTGGCCCGACTCCACCGACGCCCAGGCCCGTACGAACCTACGACGCGAGCTTCACAACCTGCGGGAGATGCTCGGCGGCGACCCTTCCTTGGACGTCGATCCAACCACGTTGACGTGGCGCGATTGTCCCCTTTGCCGGGTTGATGTCCGGGTCTTCGACACTGAGCGTCAGGCGGCGTATTCCTCGAGGGCGGCTGGGGACAGCGCCGGGTTCCTCGCTCACGCCGAAGCAGCGATGGCTGAGTACCGCGGCGACCTCATGCCCGGATCCTACGACGACTGGGTAGTCGAGGCGCGAGAGCCTCTGCTCCGGGCATGCGTGGATCTGTGTGACGGAACGATTCGTGCGCTGCGCGACACAGGCGACCGGACCCGCGCCGCGGAGGTCGCCCGTAGGCGAATTCAACTCGAGCCCCTCGAGGAGGTCGGATATCGCTTCCTGATGGAGCTGCAAGCTCAGTCCGGAGATCGGGCGGCCGCAGTGAGCACGTACCACCGCTGCGCGACGGTGCTGGAGCAGGAGCTGGGCGTCAGCCCGCACCGTGAGACCACCGCGATCGTCGACCGGCTGCTCGACGGCCGCGATGCCCCCGAAGAGCCGCAAGGGTCGGGGGGAGTCCGGCCTCGGCCGACTCGGGCGGCCGGTGCTGGGCTCGTCGGTCGTGGCAACGAGGTTGCGCTGCTCGTTGAGCGGTGGCAACAGGCGGCTGGCGGACAGAGCGGCCTCGTCGTCGTGTCGGGGGAAGCCGGAGTCGGGAAGAGCCGGCTCGTCAGCGAGCTGGCTGCGATCGCCGGTGCCCAGGGGGCCGCCGTGGCGGCGACGCGTTGTTTCGGAAGGATAGCCCGACTTGCTCTTGCCCCGGTAGCGGACTGGCTGCGAAGCCCGGACCTGCGGCCCGGGGTGGAGGCGCTGGACCCAGTTTGGCAAGCTGAGGTCGACCGGTTGGTTCCACGATCCGGGCCATCTTCTGATCGCGGCGCAGCCAGCGCCGAGCGATCGCAGGGGGACGGTTCTCGCGCGACGATCGACGCCTGGCAGCGCCATCGGTTCTTTGAAGGCCTGGCCCGCGCTGTGCTGTCTGCCGACCGACCGATGCTCCTGGTTCTCGATGACCTGCAATGGTGTGACGAAGAGACAGCCGCCCTCTTGGCATTTGTTCTCGGCTTTGCCGACGAGGCGCGGCTGCTGGTGGCGGCCACTGTCCGGTCAGACGAGTTAGAGGACAATCGGGAGGTCGCGGCGTCGCTGCGCGCGATGCGGTCAGCGGGGATGGTTACAGATGTTGGCCTCGCCCCCCTTGACGTTGCGGGAACCCTCGAGCTCGCGATGTCGCTCCTCCACCGACCCCTCACCAGCGCCGAGGAGGCCCTGCTGCAGGGCGCCACCGGCGGCTACCCGCTTTTTGTCGTCGAGACGGCCCACAGCTTGCCGGATCCGACCACCGCTGCGCAGCCCTTGCCGGTCAGCGACCTGCAAGCTGTCCTCCGCGGTCGGCTCGAACAGGCCTCGCCAGCGGCTCGCACTGTGGCGGGCCTCGCTGCCGCCGTCGGGAGGGACTTCAGCCTCGACCTTCTCAGCGAAGCGAGTGATCTCGACGCCGAGACGCTCGTGCATGCCGTGGACGAGCTCTGGCGCCGCCGAATCCTGCGCGAGCAGCGGAGTGGGTACGACTTTGCCCATGACCTGCTCCGGGACGCGGCATATGCCTCGGTGAGCCCACCACAGCGGTGGCTACTGCATCGGCGCCTGGCGCAGGGAATCGAGCTTCTCAGCGGCGGTCACTTCGATGACGTCGCCGCGCAGCTTGCCGAGCAGTACGACCGGGGCGGACGTCCCGACCGCGCCTTTGGCTACTTTCGTCGGGCCGCCGAGCTGGCGAGCGCCGTGTTCGCCAACGCCGAGGCGATCCGGCATCATCGTCGGTGCCTGGACTTGATCGAACAGATGCCCGGTGGGCGCGATCGGGACGAGCGCGAGCTGGATGTGCTCCAGACCATGTCCGAGCCGGTGAATGCCCTATACGGCTACTCCTCCCCCGTGCTGCAATCGACCTTGGAAAGGTCGGCGGCTCTCGCCGAAAGCCTGGGCCGGCCGGAGGTGCTGCTGCGGAACCTCGTCGGGGTGTTCACGGTCCGCTTCGTCCAGGGACACATTGCTCTCGCGCACGAGCTGGCGGGCCGCGCCCTCGCACTGGCCGAAGCCGACCCAGATCTCGCGGGAGAGGCGCACTTCGCCTTCGCTGGCTCGTCGATGAGCCTGGGCCTGCTGGCCGTGGCCACCGCCCACTTCGACCAGGCCATCGATCTCTCACCCGAGGCGACCTCGATGATCGTCGGGACCCGTCCGGAGGTCCACTCGCAGGCGTGGGCTGCCCACGCCCACTGGCTATTGGGCCACGACGACCAAGCACGCGCTCGATGTGCGGAGGCAATCACGTGTGCGAGGGCGTCCAACCATCCCTACACCCTCGCCATGGCGCTCGGGTATGCGGCCATCACCCACCAGCTCCGGGAGGACAGGTCCTCGCTCCGGGACGCCGTGGTCGAGCTACGTGACTTGTGCCAGCGTTACGAGTTCGCATACTACGGCGAGTGGGCGCTCATCCTGGGCGGCTGGGCGGCTGGTCGCCACGAAGGGGTCTCTCAGATCCGCGAGGGGATCAGCCGGCTGCGGTCGCAAGGTGCCAACGCGAGGATGCCCTACTGGTTGTCGCTCCTCGCCGAAGCACTCGTCGGCGAGGGGCGCTCCGAGGAGGCCGGCACCGTCCTGGATGCCGCCCTGGTCGTCGCAGAACAGCGCGACGACAACTGGTGGCTTCCGGAGGTCATGCGCCTCCGAGCTGGCCTGGAGTCCGGCCCGGCTGCATCGGAGCAGCTCCGCGGGGCAATCGATGTCGCCCGCGGCCAGTGCAGCAGGACGCTGGAGGCGAGGTGCCGAGCAGATCTCGCTGGTAGGAGCGTTCGCTCGCCGCCTCGTCGTTCGACTGGCGAGGCGAACGCTGAGCGAACGCTGCGCCCGTAG
- a CDS encoding isochorismate synthase: MTTRTGLARRGALVAKTVELGTDVDLARVAGQHGVLWQKTGTGFAGRGVAARVRVAPGRMGSAAAHVHELLAAIDVDGPHPPVAVGALPFSASIEGELIVPELLVRRESDGTTSLTITGSDPRADVVAGAARWRGEQSRVRDDVRPVEYTVRSVTDVRRWSEQVADAARSVAAGRLGKVVLAREVAVAASRTIPVAEVLRRLGTAYPSCMVFAANGFVGASPELLVARDGERVRSQPLAGTAPRDGAAGSHLAAESSLMTSAKERHEHRLVVDAVGSTLARLCRDLEVPEVPSLVPVGIVAHLGTAIEGRLAHPLPSALEVALALHPTPAVAGTPTELALAHIAAVEGVDRGRYAGPVGWVDAAGDGEWAVGIRSAQLAGGNARLLAGAGIVAESVAEAELVETELKLQAMLNAIVRP; this comes from the coding sequence ATGACCACCCGCACGGGATTGGCACGGCGGGGAGCCCTGGTGGCAAAGACGGTCGAGCTTGGCACCGACGTGGACCTGGCTCGCGTTGCCGGACAACACGGCGTCCTGTGGCAGAAGACGGGGACGGGCTTTGCCGGCAGGGGAGTTGCGGCGAGGGTGAGGGTCGCGCCTGGACGGATGGGCTCGGCGGCGGCACACGTTCACGAGCTGCTGGCCGCGATCGACGTGGACGGTCCGCATCCGCCGGTGGCTGTCGGGGCCCTGCCCTTCTCGGCGTCGATCGAGGGTGAACTGATCGTCCCCGAGCTTCTGGTGCGGCGCGAGAGCGATGGCACGACGTCGCTTACCATCACCGGTTCGGATCCCCGCGCCGACGTTGTCGCCGGCGCGGCCAGGTGGCGCGGCGAGCAGTCACGCGTGCGCGACGACGTTCGGCCGGTCGAGTACACGGTGCGGTCTGTGACCGACGTGCGCCGCTGGAGTGAACAGGTCGCCGATGCGGCTCGGTCGGTGGCTGCCGGCCGCCTGGGGAAGGTCGTGCTCGCTCGCGAGGTAGCGGTGGCGGCGAGTCGCACGATCCCTGTTGCCGAGGTGCTCCGACGGCTCGGGACCGCCTACCCGTCCTGCATGGTCTTCGCGGCAAATGGGTTCGTGGGCGCCAGTCCGGAGCTGCTCGTCGCGCGTGATGGTGAGCGGGTACGGTCCCAGCCCCTCGCTGGCACCGCCCCGCGGGACGGCGCGGCGGGCTCCCACCTCGCGGCCGAGTCCTCGCTGATGACATCGGCCAAGGAACGTCACGAGCACCGCCTCGTGGTCGATGCAGTGGGTAGCACGCTCGCTCGCTTGTGTCGCGATCTCGAGGTCCCGGAAGTCCCGTCACTCGTTCCCGTCGGGATCGTCGCCCATCTCGGCACTGCCATCGAAGGCCGGCTCGCCCACCCTCTCCCGTCGGCGTTGGAGGTGGCGCTGGCGCTCCACCCCACGCCGGCCGTGGCGGGGACCCCGACCGAGTTGGCCTTGGCCCACATCGCCGCCGTGGAGGGTGTCGACCGCGGGCGGTATGCGGGGCCCGTCGGATGGGTGGACGCCGCTGGCGACGGTGAGTGGGCGGTCGGCATACGCTCGGCGCAGCTCGCGGGCGGGAACGCCCGGCTGCTGGCCGGCGCGGGCATCGTCGCCGAATCCGTCGCCGAGGCGGAGCTGGTCGAGACCGAGCTCAAGCTCCAGGCCATGCTCAACGCAATCGTGCGGCCCTGA
- a CDS encoding ubiquinone/menaquinone biosynthesis methyltransferase: protein MTAMFDTIAPSYDRLNRLMTFGLDRRWRRHTVAALGLPPGASVLDLACGTGDLCVELGRAELIAFGVDLSAGMLGAAHTVAPLVRGNVDHLPLKKASVDGATCGFALRNLVSLDAFFVELARVVRPGGRIALLEVAEPTNPALRLGHHFYFTEVVPRLGAALSDGAAYRYLPRSVAYLPPPASLVAMIAAAGFSDARRQLLSGGIVQLLVGTRS, encoded by the coding sequence GTGACGGCGATGTTCGACACGATCGCCCCCAGCTACGACCGGTTGAACCGGCTCATGACGTTCGGCCTCGACAGGAGATGGCGCCGCCACACCGTCGCCGCTCTCGGGTTGCCGCCCGGGGCGTCCGTGCTCGATCTCGCCTGCGGGACGGGCGACCTCTGCGTCGAGCTGGGGCGGGCGGAGCTCATAGCGTTCGGTGTCGACCTGTCTGCGGGCATGCTCGGGGCTGCCCACACCGTGGCGCCGCTGGTACGCGGGAACGTGGACCACCTCCCGCTGAAGAAGGCATCGGTCGACGGTGCAACCTGCGGGTTCGCCCTCCGCAACCTGGTGAGCCTCGATGCGTTCTTTGTCGAGCTGGCCCGGGTCGTGCGTCCGGGCGGTCGCATCGCGCTCCTGGAGGTGGCCGAGCCGACCAACCCGGCGCTGCGGCTCGGGCACCACTTCTATTTCACCGAGGTCGTGCCGCGCCTCGGAGCTGCGCTGTCGGATGGAGCGGCGTACCGCTACCTGCCCCGTTCGGTTGCCTATCTGCCGCCTCCGGCGTCCCTGGTCGCCATGATCGCCGCCGCAGGCTTTTCCGATGCTCGCCGGCAGTTGCTCTCAGGGGGCATCGTGCAGCTCCTCGTCGGGACGCGATCATGA
- a CDS encoding MerR family transcriptional regulator — protein sequence MDYRVEELSRAALVSVDTIRFYQAKRLLPPPRRIGRVAIYDDDHLERLREIRRLQERGFTLGVIGRIVRQELGRADEALVEAVVGGADEGRPDGSPEEFLTLSELAERAGVPVALLEALEKEGVLIPRRHEGQGRYTEADSAALRAGLRLLEYGLPLGDVLELARLHARSARVLAERAVELFDEHVRQAQRRGGDEDPEAAARLVEAFDALLPATVSLVAHHFRRTLLAVAQEHIEAVGDQDEVAAVRSEALRRLERPLAVEG from the coding sequence GTGGACTACCGGGTGGAGGAGCTGTCCCGAGCGGCCCTGGTTTCCGTCGACACGATTCGCTTCTACCAGGCCAAGCGCCTCCTGCCCCCGCCGAGGCGCATCGGACGGGTCGCGATCTACGACGACGATCACCTGGAGCGGCTCCGGGAGATCCGTCGACTCCAGGAGCGCGGCTTCACGCTCGGTGTGATCGGCCGAATCGTCCGGCAGGAGCTCGGTCGCGCTGACGAGGCCCTCGTCGAGGCTGTCGTCGGAGGGGCCGACGAAGGGCGTCCCGACGGATCGCCCGAGGAGTTCCTCACCCTCTCCGAGCTGGCGGAGCGAGCCGGGGTGCCCGTGGCCCTCTTGGAGGCCCTGGAGAAGGAGGGAGTCCTCATCCCTCGTCGCCACGAAGGGCAAGGCCGCTACACCGAGGCAGACAGCGCCGCCCTGCGGGCCGGGCTCCGGCTCTTGGAGTACGGGCTGCCGCTCGGCGACGTCCTCGAACTGGCCCGCCTCCACGCTCGGTCCGCTCGGGTGTTGGCCGAGAGGGCGGTCGAGCTTTTCGACGAACACGTGCGCCAGGCCCAACGTCGTGGGGGCGACGAGGATCCCGAGGCCGCGGCCCGCCTGGTCGAGGCGTTCGACGCCCTCCTGCCGGCGACGGTCTCGCTGGTCGCCCACCATTTTCGGCGAACCCTGCTGGCGGTAGCCCAAGAGCACATCGAGGCTGTCGGCGATCAGGACGAGGTGGCGGCGGTGCGATCCGAGGCACTGCGTCGCCTCGAGCGGCCCTTGGCGGTGGAGGGGTGA
- a CDS encoding alpha/beta fold hydrolase has protein sequence MLHAEVEGSGPRTVLVHGFTQTRRSWGRVSRALARRFEVVRVDAPGHGGSSQVATDVAGGARLLGTVGGRASYLGYSMGARLCLQLALDASSLVRSLVLVSGTAGIVDGESRRRRRSADDRLAGELEQIGLEAFLHQWLAGPLFASLGPAEAHLDARRENTVAGLATSLRLAGTGAQEPLWPRLHALGMPVLAVAGAKDAVFCDRAEAMVSAIGSNAELALVPDAGHAVHLERPEAFLAVVEPFLSRSNTAASGQ, from the coding sequence GTGCTGCATGCCGAGGTCGAGGGGTCCGGTCCGCGAACGGTCCTGGTCCATGGATTCACCCAGACGCGCCGGTCGTGGGGCCGAGTCAGCCGCGCCCTGGCCCGTCGTTTCGAGGTGGTCCGGGTCGATGCGCCCGGCCACGGGGGCTCGTCGCAAGTCGCCACCGACGTGGCTGGGGGCGCAAGGCTGCTCGGCACCGTCGGTGGGCGGGCGAGCTACCTCGGCTACTCGATGGGAGCCCGTCTGTGCCTGCAGCTCGCCCTGGATGCGTCCTCCCTGGTCCGATCCCTGGTCCTGGTGAGCGGCACGGCTGGCATCGTGGATGGCGAAAGCCGACGGCGGCGACGATCGGCCGACGATCGGCTGGCAGGTGAGCTCGAGCAGATCGGGCTCGAAGCGTTCCTCCACCAGTGGTTGGCGGGCCCGCTCTTTGCCTCGCTCGGGCCAGCAGAGGCCCATCTCGACGCCCGGCGGGAGAACACCGTAGCGGGCCTGGCGACAAGTCTGCGCCTCGCCGGGACAGGCGCCCAGGAGCCCCTGTGGCCGCGGCTCCACGCCCTGGGCATGCCGGTGCTCGCGGTCGCCGGCGCCAAGGACGCGGTGTTCTGCGACCGGGCGGAGGCCATGGTGAGCGCCATCGGCTCGAACGCCGAGCTGGCGCTTGTCCCCGACGCCGGCCACGCCGTGCACCTCGAACGTCCAGAAGCGTTCCTGGCCGTGGTCGAGCCATTCCTCAGCCGATCGAATACGGCTGCGTCGGGCCAGTAG
- the menD gene encoding 2-succinyl-5-enolpyruvyl-6-hydroxy-3-cyclohexene-1-carboxylic-acid synthase, whose amino-acid sequence MDVAATFCATLVDEWRRAGVTNAVVTPGSRSTPLLLALGAEERIRLHVFLDERSAAFFALGIGLASGRPAVVATTSGTAAAELLPALTEAHHAGVPLIACTADRPPEAHGIGSPQTIDQSRLYDAALRWRTDPGVPDASTASTWRSLAARAVCEALGASGRPGPVHLNLAFREPLVGERGSLPAGRPAGAPWHRALASGAPSPSTIVELSELASGRRGIIVAGAGSGDPDGVHELAGILGWPVLADPRSGCRRPGHTTVAAFDALLRHGPLAAELTPEVVLRAGAPPASKVLAGWLAASRADQAAVETHGSWLDPQRTARVVVAADPGAAFRAMARSGPAPCAPGWLETWAVAESTAQEALDRVLARHRAPTEPGIARALVDCLPTQTTLVVSSSMPVRDVEWFARPRQDVRVVANRGANGIDGVVSTVLGAAASRPGYPTAGLLGDLALLHDAGALLGAALRELNCVMVVVDNDGGGIFSFLPQASALPDDEFERLFATPHGLDLAALARLHGIATCEVERLDELAPAVGAGFKAGATTMIVVRTEQRANVRVHDELHDAVAASLDELDRRAG is encoded by the coding sequence ATGGACGTAGCCGCAACGTTCTGCGCCACGCTGGTCGACGAGTGGCGCCGCGCCGGGGTGACCAACGCGGTGGTGACGCCGGGCTCGCGATCGACACCGTTGCTGTTGGCATTGGGCGCCGAGGAGCGGATTCGCTTGCACGTCTTCCTCGACGAACGCTCGGCCGCGTTCTTCGCACTCGGTATCGGGCTGGCGAGCGGCCGGCCGGCGGTCGTGGCGACGACCAGCGGTACGGCAGCGGCCGAGCTGCTTCCGGCGCTGACCGAGGCCCACCACGCTGGAGTGCCGCTCATCGCTTGCACCGCCGACCGTCCTCCGGAGGCCCATGGGATCGGTTCTCCCCAGACGATCGACCAGTCTCGCTTGTACGACGCGGCCCTGCGCTGGCGCACGGACCCGGGCGTGCCCGACGCTTCCACGGCGAGCACCTGGCGCTCCCTCGCAGCGCGAGCCGTCTGCGAGGCGCTCGGGGCGAGCGGGCGGCCGGGTCCCGTTCATCTCAACCTCGCCTTCCGTGAGCCTTTGGTCGGCGAACGCGGGTCGCTCCCGGCCGGTCGGCCCGCCGGGGCGCCTTGGCACCGCGCCCTGGCGTCCGGGGCGCCCTCCCCATCCACCATCGTCGAGCTGTCCGAGCTGGCATCGGGCCGCCGGGGGATCATCGTCGCCGGTGCTGGCTCGGGCGATCCCGACGGTGTGCACGAGCTGGCGGGCATCCTCGGCTGGCCAGTACTGGCCGACCCCCGCTCCGGCTGCCGCCGCCCGGGGCACACCACGGTTGCTGCCTTCGACGCCCTGCTCCGGCACGGCCCTCTGGCCGCTGAGCTGACCCCTGAGGTCGTGCTGAGGGCAGGGGCACCGCCGGCGTCCAAGGTCCTGGCCGGGTGGCTGGCGGCGTCCCGCGCCGACCAGGCGGCCGTAGAGACCCATGGCTCGTGGCTGGACCCACAGCGAACGGCCCGGGTGGTGGTCGCGGCCGATCCTGGTGCGGCGTTTCGGGCCATGGCCCGCAGCGGGCCTGCGCCCTGCGCCCCCGGCTGGCTGGAGACCTGGGCCGTCGCCGAGTCCACCGCACAAGAGGCCCTCGACCGTGTGTTGGCCCGCCACCGGGCGCCGACCGAGCCGGGGATCGCCCGGGCTCTGGTCGACTGTCTACCGACTCAGACAACGCTCGTCGTCTCGTCCTCGATGCCGGTCCGCGACGTCGAGTGGTTCGCCAGGCCGCGTCAGGACGTGCGCGTGGTCGCCAATCGGGGGGCCAACGGCATCGATGGGGTCGTCTCGACAGTGCTTGGCGCTGCCGCCAGCCGACCCGGGTACCCGACGGCAGGGCTCCTCGGCGATCTCGCGCTGCTGCACGACGCGGGAGCGCTTCTCGGCGCCGCGCTCCGCGAGCTCAACTGCGTCATGGTCGTCGTTGACAACGACGGCGGCGGCATCTTCTCGTTCCTCCCCCAGGCGTCGGCGCTACCCGACGATGAGTTCGAGCGCCTCTTCGCCACACCCCATGGTCTCGACCTGGCCGCCCTGGCCAGACTTCACGGCATCGCCACGTGTGAGGTCGAACGGCTGGACGAGCTTGCCCCGGCCGTGGGGGCGGGGTTCAAGGCGGGAGCGACGACGATGATCGTGGTTCGCACCGAGCAGCGGGCGAACGTGCGCGTGCACGACGAGCTCCACGATGCCGTCGCTGCTTCCCTCGACGAGCTCGATCGCCGAGCTGGCTGA
- a CDS encoding FAD-binding oxidoreductase: protein MTPASTNTHERRHSAPPFHTLAAGIRGQLIMPGDPAYDEARAVYNAMIDRRPAAVARCADVSDVTACVRFASEHGVEVAIRGGGHNAGGLGVWDDALVIDLSQMRGIAVDASTHTVEVGGGCTWADVDRATGEHGMATPSGFLASTGVGGLTLGGGVGYLTRRFGLTIDNLLSAELVLADGSVVTASNESHSDLFWALRGGGGNFGVATSFRFRCHDIGEHGVVIGGPVLYDLEDTGAVMRWYRELLPALPEELSGWLGILTIPPAPPFPEELWGRKSCGIVWCYTGSHERSAEVLAPIRDFGSPLLVGLQEMPFSALQSAFDALYPAGLQWYWRADFFRDISDEGIEAHVKYGARLPTGHSTMHLYPIDGAAARVPDDATAFAYRDGGWAGVIVGVDPDPANAGLITGWAKEYWQELHPTSAGGAYINFMGDEGQDRVRASYLGNYDRLSQLKARYDPQNFFHINQNIPPAGR, encoded by the coding sequence ATGACTCCAGCGAGCACCAATACCCACGAACGACGCCACTCAGCCCCGCCGTTCCACACCCTGGCCGCGGGGATCCGCGGGCAGTTGATCATGCCTGGCGATCCGGCATACGACGAGGCACGGGCCGTCTACAACGCGATGATCGACCGCCGTCCGGCTGCCGTCGCCCGCTGCGCCGATGTCTCAGATGTCACCGCGTGCGTGCGCTTCGCCAGTGAGCACGGAGTCGAGGTGGCGATACGTGGCGGTGGCCACAATGCGGGCGGTCTAGGCGTTTGGGATGATGCACTGGTCATCGATCTCTCCCAGATGCGCGGCATCGCGGTCGACGCGTCAACCCACACCGTCGAGGTTGGCGGTGGATGCACGTGGGCAGATGTCGACCGGGCCACTGGGGAGCACGGCATGGCCACACCGTCTGGTTTCCTTGCCTCGACAGGGGTTGGCGGGCTGACCCTCGGAGGAGGCGTCGGCTACCTGACGCGCCGATTCGGCCTGACGATCGACAACCTGCTGTCCGCAGAGCTCGTCCTCGCCGACGGCTCCGTCGTCACGGCGAGCAACGAATCCCACTCCGACCTCTTCTGGGCCTTGCGTGGAGGAGGCGGCAACTTCGGCGTTGCAACCTCTTTTCGCTTCCGCTGCCACGACATCGGCGAGCACGGTGTCGTCATCGGGGGACCCGTCTTGTACGATCTGGAGGATACCGGCGCTGTGATGCGGTGGTACCGGGAGCTGCTTCCCGCGCTTCCGGAGGAGCTCAGCGGCTGGCTGGGCATCCTTACCATCCCACCTGCCCCTCCGTTTCCCGAGGAGCTGTGGGGTCGCAAGTCGTGCGGCATCGTCTGGTGTTACACGGGGAGCCACGAGAGGTCCGCCGAGGTGCTGGCCCCGATCCGCGACTTCGGCTCGCCGCTGCTCGTCGGGCTGCAAGAGATGCCGTTCTCGGCGCTCCAAAGTGCCTTCGACGCGCTCTATCCGGCCGGTCTCCAGTGGTACTGGCGCGCAGACTTCTTCCGCGACATCTCCGACGAGGGGATCGAGGCCCACGTCAAGTATGGAGCTCGCCTGCCGACTGGCCACTCCACCATGCACCTGTACCCGATCGACGGAGCTGCGGCGAGAGTTCCCGACGATGCGACCGCCTTCGCGTACCGCGACGGAGGCTGGGCCGGCGTGATCGTCGGCGTCGATCCCGACCCGGCGAACGCTGGCCTCATCACCGGATGGGCGAAGGAGTACTGGCAGGAGTTGCATCCCACGTCAGCAGGCGGGGCCTACATCAACTTCATGGGGGACGAGGGTCAAGACCGGGTCCGGGCCTCGTACCTCGGCAACTACGACCGGCTATCTCAACTGAAAGCCCGCTATGACCCCCAGAACTTCTTCCACATAAACCAGAACATTCCACCCGCCGGTCGGTAG
- a CDS encoding response regulator transcription factor yields MSLEPGTVAPTCTHPLRVALLNSDELTLEGLRSMLAPHRDLVEVVGKVPVTENLLATLAEVRAEIVLVEVRLLAATGFEPSAWRAAGEAPFQVVIFTYEADEQSVSDALQRGASGYLLKSVSGDQLVNYLLQIRDGAVLLDPTLATRIAMGAAHTEGEHWPGHELGLSRRESEVLSLLVDGLSNRTIADQLVVGEETVKTHLRSIYRKLDVKDRAQAVASVLRAGIFT; encoded by the coding sequence ATGTCCCTCGAGCCTGGCACCGTCGCGCCCACTTGTACCCATCCGCTCCGTGTCGCGCTGCTCAACAGCGACGAGCTGACATTGGAGGGCCTGCGGAGCATGCTGGCCCCCCATCGCGACCTGGTCGAGGTGGTGGGCAAGGTGCCCGTCACCGAGAACCTCCTTGCCACCCTCGCTGAGGTGAGGGCCGAGATCGTTCTGGTCGAGGTCCGACTCCTGGCTGCCACCGGGTTCGAGCCGTCGGCATGGCGGGCGGCTGGGGAAGCCCCGTTTCAGGTCGTGATCTTCACCTACGAGGCCGACGAACAAAGCGTCTCGGATGCTCTTCAACGGGGAGCCTCGGGATATCTCCTCAAGTCTGTGAGCGGCGATCAACTGGTCAACTACCTCTTGCAAATCCGCGACGGAGCGGTACTTCTCGATCCCACCCTGGCCACCCGGATCGCCATGGGCGCCGCCCACACCGAAGGCGAGCATTGGCCCGGCCACGAGCTCGGCCTCTCCCGCCGAGAGAGTGAGGTACTGAGCCTCCTCGTCGACGGCTTGAGCAATCGCACGATCGCTGACCAACTGGTTGTGGGCGAGGAGACGGTCAAGACCCACCTGCGCTCCATCTACAGGAAGCTCGACGTGAAGGACCGTGCACAGGCCGTCGCCAGCGTGCTCCGTGCCGGCATCTTCACCTGA